A genomic region of Euwallacea fornicatus isolate EFF26 chromosome 32, ASM4011564v1, whole genome shotgun sequence contains the following coding sequences:
- the baz gene encoding partitioning defective 3 homolog isoform X3, translated as MKVTVCFGSVRVVVPCGDGDILVRDLIRESTLRYKKATGKSPEAWVSVHNLQSQGGGILDPDDRLSDVADDREQILASFEDGDGSHVHHGGGDGASGSSVGTGSPDIFHDGDHKYGPTYPRTDIEVTGEQIASGVPSLQVRRGSEPTLNQLPVGPPAPSEHNKRWSAAPLILEAPTTSTHPASDWRDDSREDEDPGFKRIARDGSNRLSMQFLGDANGYRWAEAAERLANTKSHTSTSLPRETRRKEPLGQANSSPTSWPSERTEFIVIRNQPGPLGIHVVPDYDGSGKDRGLLVQGIEPGGRIDRDGRLAIYDRIIEINGQNLINIPFQRVQEIFKLSLISPELRLKVVKTSGLEGLRRPPAPIYPSYQDKENNGMVEGEQKQSTNTKIATVSPTKKVPAISKNLKGLLTANTRKIGRKIEIELVKGPRGLGFSITTRDNPAGGNCPIYIKNIIPEGAAVEDGRLKIGDRLLQVNEDEMTGKSQSEAVAILRKVPAGSKVKIVVSRQEDVLVNNGLPRVIGIEESDEREAVLVPSTFHTNGNHQDIPPNIPPLPQSHLLQNRSPEKPLGSVAKIISQFQEAAILNNPPEKSDSTMVFPWKHREILTFNIPVHDSEKAGLGISVKGKTSESGDLGIFIKSVINGGAASRDKRLRTNDQLLNVNGISLLQQSNSDAMETLRKAMLHTEGPVPGNITLTIARRASSPGSSRNRSNESLLNASQTSQELCNSQELSSERSGENSNSNTSNGSTNTIIYNPHHNAVIPSQLSPMQTWNPVLERLTGKQQLRNESYYKATHDTWSSSMLANHSSFVHPINTTVNINNSEPVLIEDEYGSRVIPMHNQQQVAVHIQNRLISNTSDSRKDHEPDGKASLAVSAADKSAESASQTTLQSTDATYASQLSLENPRGFSRDAFGRQSMSEKRHATLDAKSTDTYQRTKKMREERIKKQTNIVRVGSVESVISVNRSSEHPEYADKLTELGPSLGMKKSSSLESLQTMVQEIQMQEEGDPAYSYRGPSGGLKVIRGKGCEESFRAAVVDPNHRSEMGAKKHWLLDGPVEEREIDGFSNVRGGPRQSSLNAALDGKNKAIKKKPGIFKGIGSMFRFGKHRKIDMVEPVQQYQQKTEFDNNANMSQYSQQSQHSQSSQNQQQNEDNQSHHSHSSHNTENSQSQRQIQHGDRPQEQNPIASSHNQSNNYQQQRDQQIQREPIYQRHGYIHRHPEQVQVIPENTIIPPVKYRQSSDHRRNDRDFVRQRQHRHTYFLSDDRDSLYDRQPQNQNRESQYGEFGRPGSRSGITEQTAGVPAFTHHVNYNELQMHISRKESLSDSQIVQMRLQVQQQRLKVEEESRKQHQYHSQRQPKPENQLRPASNYYEYETVQSVLNSRQIRQITPQIHSNPNSNQPPISHNINVYAHQDINSNSRPNLTNQQSRQQVNPRSNNVMGRQGSQPHRGPFVTQVTIGDHQKNGTKY; from the exons AGTCCAGAGGCGTGGGTTTCAGTTCACAATCTGCAGTCTCAAGGAGGTGGAATCCTAGATCCAGACGACAGGCTGAGCGACGTAGCAGACGATAGAGAGCAGATTTTAGCGAGTTTTGAAGACGGGGATGGATCGCATGTCCATCATGGTGGAGGAGACGGAGCCAGTGGGAGCTCGGTCGGGACTGGAAGTCCCGATATTTTCCAT GATGGAGACCACAAGTACGGCCCGACGTATCCTCGAACTGATATCGAAGTGACGGGAGAACAAATCGCTTCCGGGGTTCCTAGTTTGCAAGTTCGAAGAGGCAGCGAACCTACACTGAACCAACTTCCTGTTGGACCTCCCGCTCCTTCGGAGCATAATAAGCGATGGAGTGCTGCACCTCTTATTTTAGAAGCTCCAACTACTTCCACTCACCCCGCTTCCGATTGGCGGGATGACAGCAGAGAGGATGAAGATCCAGGGTTCAAGAGGATTGCTCGAGATGGTAGCAATCGGCTGTCCATGCAGTTTTTGGGTGATGCAAATGGATATCGATGGGCTGAAGCAGCGGAGCGCCTTGCGAACACGAAGTCTCACACGAGTACATCTTTGCCTCGAGAAACTAGGCGAAAGGAACCTTTAGGACAGGCGAACAGCAGCCCTACTTCATGGCCTTCGGAGAGAACCGAATTTATTGTGATAAGGAATCAACCTGGACCTCTTG GTATTCATGTGGTACCTGACTATGATGGTTCTGGTAAAGATAGAGGGTTACTGGTGCAAGGAATAGAACCCGGCGGTAGAATAGATAGGGACGGAAGACTGGCTATTTATGATAGAATTATAGAAATCAATGGAcagaatttaattaacatCCCGTTTCAAAGGGTGCAAGAAATATTTAAGCTATCGCTTATATCTCCAGAGTTAAGACTGAAAGTAGTTAAGACTTCCGGTTTGGAGGGTTTACGGAGACCCCCTGCACCGATTTATCCTAGTTATCAGGATAAAGAGAATAATGGAATGGTGGAAGGGGAGCAGAAAC AGAGTACAAATACTAAAATTGCGACGGTGTCCCCAACGAAGAAAGTTCCTGCTATTTCAAAGAACTTGAAAGGGCTGTTGACGGCTAACACTAGGAAAATCGggaggaaaattgaaattgaactgGTTAAAGGGCCCAGAGGGCTTGGGTTTAGCATCACCACTAGAGATAATCCTGCAGGAGGAAACTGTcctatttacattaaaaatataattccaGAA gGTGCCGCGGTGGAGGACGGTAGACTGAAAATTGGAGACAGACTTTTGCAAGTCAACGAGGACGAAATGACAGGCAAAAGTCAGTCGGAAGCAGTGGCCATATTGCGAAAAGTTCCTGCGGGAAGCAAAGTCAAAATCGTGGTGTCCAGACAAGAAGATGTTTTGGTTAATAATGGACTCCCCCGAGTTATT ggtATTGAAGAGTCCGATGAAAGGGAAGCAGTTCTCGTGCCAAGCACATTTCACACCAACGGTAATCATCAAGACATTCCGCCCAATATTCCTCCGCTGCCACAGAGTCATCTACTGCAAAACAGGTCGCCCGAAAAGCCGCTGGGATCTGTAGCGAAAATCATCTCCCAATTCCAAGAGGCTGCAATCCTgaataat CCCCCTGAAAAGAGCGACAGTACGATGGTCTTTCCATGGAAGCATCGAGAAATCCTCACTTTCAACATCCCAGTTCATGATTCAGAAAAAGCCGGACTTGGTATCAGCGTTAAAGGCAAAACTAGCGAATCTG GTGACTTGGGGATCTTCATTAAAAGCGTCATCAACGGTGGCGCAGCCTCAAGAGACAAAAGACTGAGAACCAATGATCAGTTGCTCAACGTAAATGGAATATCGCTGTTGCAGCAATCGAACAGTGATGCCATGGAAACGTTGAGGAAAGCAATGTTGCATACTGAGGGCCCTGTGCCTGGAAATATCACGTTGACTATAGCAAGAAGAGCATCGTCTCCTGGGTCTTCAAGAAATAGATCAAACGAAAGTCTGTTGAATGCGTCGCAAACTTCACAG GAACTGTGCAACTCACAAGAATTATCTAGCGAACGATCGGGCGAGAATTCTAACTCTAATACGTCCAATGGATCAACCAATACTATTATCTATAACCCGCATCATAATGCAGTTATTCCAAGTCAATTAAGTCCAATGCAGACTTGGAATCCTGTTTTAGAGAGATTGACTG GAAAACAACAACTGCGTAACGAAAGTTATTATAAAGCGACGCACGACACTTGGAGCAGCAGCATGTTGGCGAACCATAGTTCATTTGTGCACCCTATCAACACAACCGTCAACATCAATAATTCTGAGCCAGTTTTAATCGAGGACGAGTATGGATCTAGAGTCATTCCTATGCACAATCAACAGCA GGTGGCCGTCCACATACAAAATCGACTGATTAGCAACACATCCGATAGTAGAAAGGACCATGAACCTGATGGCAAAGCAAGTTTAGCGGTAAGTGCAGCGGATAAAAGTGCGGAATCGGCGTCGCAGACTACATTACAAAGTACTGATGCCACCTACGCCAGTCAGTTGAGTTTGGAAAATCCGCGAGGTTTTTCAAG aGACGCTTTCGGCCGACAAAGTATGTCTGAGAAACGGCATGCAACGTTAGACGCTAAAAGTACAGACACCTATCAGAGAACGAAGAAAATGCGAGAGGAAAGGATTAAGAAGCAAA CTAATATAGTACGAGTTGGCTCGGTGGAATCAGTCATAAGCGTGAATCGATCATCCGAACATCCTGAGT ATGCTGACAAGTTAACTGAACTAGGACCCTCCCTTGGtatgaaaaaatcatcaaGCTTAGAGTCATTGCAAACTATGGTGCAGGAG ATTCAAATGCAAGAAGAAGGTGATCCTGCATATAGCTATAGAGGCCCCTCTGGGGGTTTAAAGGTAATTCGTGGTAAAGGCTGCGAAGAGAGTTTTAGAGCTGCAGTGGTGGATCCAAATCACAGAAGTGAAATGG GTGCGAAAAAGCATTGGCTCTTAGATGGTCCTGTTGAAGAAAGGGAAATCGATGGTTTCTCCAATGTCAGAGGAGGGCCCAGGCAATCGTCGTTAAATGCCGCATTAGATGGGAAAAATAAAGCCATAAAAAAGAAACCAGGGATATTTAAAGGCATTGGTTCCATGTTTAG GTTTGGGAAACATCGTAAGATAGATATGGTAGAACCTGTTCAACAATATCAACAGAAAACGGAGTTCGACAATAATGCCAATATGTCTCAATATTCACAACAATCACAGCACTCACAAAGTTCACAGAATCAACAACAGAATGAGGACAATCAGAGTCACCATTCTCATAGTTCTCATAATACTGAAAATAGCCAATCTCAGAGACAAATTCAACATG GTGACAGACCTCAAGAACAAAATCCAATTGCATCCAGTCATAACCAAAGCAACAATTATCAGCAACAACGAGATCAACAAATCCAAAGAGAACCCATTTATCAAAGACATGGCTATATCCATCGTCACCCTGAACAGGTGCAG GTCATTCCTGAAAATACTATCATTCCACCGGTAAAATACAGACAAAGCTCCGATCACAGGCGGAATGATCGCGATTTCGTACGACAACGGCAACATAGACATACTTATTTCTTGTCAGATGACAGAGACAGTCTTTATGACCGACAACCACAAAACCAAAATAGAGAATCTCAGTATGGTGAATTCGGACGACCAGGTAGTAGATCGGGGATAACTGAACAAACTGCGGGAGTGCCTGCTTTCACCCACCACGTCAATTACAACGAACTTCAAATGCACATTAG CCGCAAAGAGTCGTTGTCTGACAGTCAGATAGTGCAGATGCGTCTGCAGGTACAACAGCAAAGGTTAAAGGTGGAGGAAGAGAG TCGGAAGCAACACCAGTACCACTCTCAGCGCCAGCCAAAGCCGGAAAATCAACTTCGTCCCGCATCGAACTATTACGAGTACGAAACCGTCCAATCAGTTTTAAATAGCCGACAAATACGTCAAATAACTCCGCAAATACATTCCAACCCAAATTCCAATCAACCACCTATTTCCCATAATATTAACGTTTATGCCCATCAGGACATCAATTCAAATTCCCGGCCAAACCTAACAAATCAACAAAGTAGGCAACAAGTTAACCCTAGGAGTAATAATGTGATGGGTAGACAGGGGTCTCAACCTCACAGGGGCCCCTTTGTGACGCAGGTCACTATAGGGGACCATCAGAAGAACGGGACGAAA taTTGA
- the baz gene encoding partitioning defective 3 homolog isoform X2 encodes MFDSCQTLSSGPKCTDVAEKIVQLFGWRTQSYNVEKLQRNVAGRSTTRISITRTKPKNEKTGVDKQSPEAWVSVHNLQSQGGGILDPDDRLSDVADDREQILASFEDGDGSHVHHGGGDGASGSSVGTGSPDIFHDGDHKYGPTYPRTDIEVTGEQIASGVPSLQVRRGSEPTLNQLPVGPPAPSEHNKRWSAAPLILEAPTTSTHPASDWRDDSREDEDPGFKRIARDGSNRLSMQFLGDANGYRWAEAAERLANTKSHTSTSLPRETRRKEPLGQANSSPTSWPSERTEFIVIRNQPGPLGIHVVPDYDGSGKDRGLLVQGIEPGGRIDRDGRLAIYDRIIEINGQNLINIPFQRVQEIFKLSLISPELRLKVVKTSGLEGLRRPPAPIYPSYQDKENNGMVEGEQKQSTNTKIATVSPTKKVPAISKNLKGLLTANTRKIGRKIEIELVKGPRGLGFSITTRDNPAGGNCPIYIKNIIPEGAAVEDGRLKIGDRLLQVNEDEMTGKSQSEAVAILRKVPAGSKVKIVVSRQEDVLVNNGLPRVIGIEESDEREAVLVPSTFHTNGNHQDIPPNIPPLPQSHLLQNRSPEKPLGSVAKIISQFQEAAILNNPPEKSDSTMVFPWKHREILTFNIPVHDSEKAGLGISVKGKTSESGDLGIFIKSVINGGAASRDKRLRTNDQLLNVNGISLLQQSNSDAMETLRKAMLHTEGPVPGNITLTIARRASSPGSSRNRSNESLLNASQTSQELCNSQELSSERSGENSNSNTSNGSTNTIIYNPHHNAVIPSQLSPMQTWNPVLERLTGKQQLRNESYYKATHDTWSSSMLANHSSFVHPINTTVNINNSEPVLIEDEYGSRVIPMHNQQQVAVHIQNRLISNTSDSRKDHEPDGKASLAVSAADKSAESASQTTLQSTDATYASQLSLENPRGFSRDAFGRQSMSEKRHATLDAKSTDTYQRTKKMREERIKKQNADKLTELGPSLGMKKSSSLESLQTMVQEIQMQEEGDPAYSYRGPSGGLKVIRGKGCEESFRAAVVDPNHRSEMGAKKHWLLDGPVEEREIDGFSNVRGGPRQSSLNAALDGKNKAIKKKPGIFKGIGSMFRFGKHRKIDMVEPVQQYQQKTEFDNNANMSQYSQQSQHSQSSQNQQQNEDNQSHHSHSSHNTENSQSQRQIQHGDRPQEQNPIASSHNQSNNYQQQRDQQIQREPIYQRHGYIHRHPEQVQVIPENTIIPPVKYRQSSDHRRNDRDFVRQRQHRHTYFLSDDRDSLYDRQPQNQNRESQYGEFGRPGSRSGITEQTAGVPAFTHHVNYNELQMHISRKESLSDSQIVQMRLQVQQQRLKVEEESRKQHQYHSQRQPKPENQLRPASNYYEYETVQSVLNSRQIRQITPQIHSNPNSNQPPISHNINVYAHQDINSNSRPNLTNQQSRQQVNPRSNNVMGRQGSQPHRGPFVTQVTIGDHQKNGTKY; translated from the exons ATGTTCGATAGTTGTCAAACACTAAGCAGCGGTCCCAAGTGCACTGACGTGGCCGAAAAAATAGTGCAATTGTTCGGGTGGAGAACGCAATCTTACAATGTGGAGAAATTGCAAAGAAACGTGGCTGGAAGGTCGACAACGAGGATATCCATTACCAGAACCAAACCCAAGAACGAAAAAACTGGTGTCGATAAACAG AGTCCAGAGGCGTGGGTTTCAGTTCACAATCTGCAGTCTCAAGGAGGTGGAATCCTAGATCCAGACGACAGGCTGAGCGACGTAGCAGACGATAGAGAGCAGATTTTAGCGAGTTTTGAAGACGGGGATGGATCGCATGTCCATCATGGTGGAGGAGACGGAGCCAGTGGGAGCTCGGTCGGGACTGGAAGTCCCGATATTTTCCAT GATGGAGACCACAAGTACGGCCCGACGTATCCTCGAACTGATATCGAAGTGACGGGAGAACAAATCGCTTCCGGGGTTCCTAGTTTGCAAGTTCGAAGAGGCAGCGAACCTACACTGAACCAACTTCCTGTTGGACCTCCCGCTCCTTCGGAGCATAATAAGCGATGGAGTGCTGCACCTCTTATTTTAGAAGCTCCAACTACTTCCACTCACCCCGCTTCCGATTGGCGGGATGACAGCAGAGAGGATGAAGATCCAGGGTTCAAGAGGATTGCTCGAGATGGTAGCAATCGGCTGTCCATGCAGTTTTTGGGTGATGCAAATGGATATCGATGGGCTGAAGCAGCGGAGCGCCTTGCGAACACGAAGTCTCACACGAGTACATCTTTGCCTCGAGAAACTAGGCGAAAGGAACCTTTAGGACAGGCGAACAGCAGCCCTACTTCATGGCCTTCGGAGAGAACCGAATTTATTGTGATAAGGAATCAACCTGGACCTCTTG GTATTCATGTGGTACCTGACTATGATGGTTCTGGTAAAGATAGAGGGTTACTGGTGCAAGGAATAGAACCCGGCGGTAGAATAGATAGGGACGGAAGACTGGCTATTTATGATAGAATTATAGAAATCAATGGAcagaatttaattaacatCCCGTTTCAAAGGGTGCAAGAAATATTTAAGCTATCGCTTATATCTCCAGAGTTAAGACTGAAAGTAGTTAAGACTTCCGGTTTGGAGGGTTTACGGAGACCCCCTGCACCGATTTATCCTAGTTATCAGGATAAAGAGAATAATGGAATGGTGGAAGGGGAGCAGAAAC AGAGTACAAATACTAAAATTGCGACGGTGTCCCCAACGAAGAAAGTTCCTGCTATTTCAAAGAACTTGAAAGGGCTGTTGACGGCTAACACTAGGAAAATCGggaggaaaattgaaattgaactgGTTAAAGGGCCCAGAGGGCTTGGGTTTAGCATCACCACTAGAGATAATCCTGCAGGAGGAAACTGTcctatttacattaaaaatataattccaGAA gGTGCCGCGGTGGAGGACGGTAGACTGAAAATTGGAGACAGACTTTTGCAAGTCAACGAGGACGAAATGACAGGCAAAAGTCAGTCGGAAGCAGTGGCCATATTGCGAAAAGTTCCTGCGGGAAGCAAAGTCAAAATCGTGGTGTCCAGACAAGAAGATGTTTTGGTTAATAATGGACTCCCCCGAGTTATT ggtATTGAAGAGTCCGATGAAAGGGAAGCAGTTCTCGTGCCAAGCACATTTCACACCAACGGTAATCATCAAGACATTCCGCCCAATATTCCTCCGCTGCCACAGAGTCATCTACTGCAAAACAGGTCGCCCGAAAAGCCGCTGGGATCTGTAGCGAAAATCATCTCCCAATTCCAAGAGGCTGCAATCCTgaataat CCCCCTGAAAAGAGCGACAGTACGATGGTCTTTCCATGGAAGCATCGAGAAATCCTCACTTTCAACATCCCAGTTCATGATTCAGAAAAAGCCGGACTTGGTATCAGCGTTAAAGGCAAAACTAGCGAATCTG GTGACTTGGGGATCTTCATTAAAAGCGTCATCAACGGTGGCGCAGCCTCAAGAGACAAAAGACTGAGAACCAATGATCAGTTGCTCAACGTAAATGGAATATCGCTGTTGCAGCAATCGAACAGTGATGCCATGGAAACGTTGAGGAAAGCAATGTTGCATACTGAGGGCCCTGTGCCTGGAAATATCACGTTGACTATAGCAAGAAGAGCATCGTCTCCTGGGTCTTCAAGAAATAGATCAAACGAAAGTCTGTTGAATGCGTCGCAAACTTCACAG GAACTGTGCAACTCACAAGAATTATCTAGCGAACGATCGGGCGAGAATTCTAACTCTAATACGTCCAATGGATCAACCAATACTATTATCTATAACCCGCATCATAATGCAGTTATTCCAAGTCAATTAAGTCCAATGCAGACTTGGAATCCTGTTTTAGAGAGATTGACTG GAAAACAACAACTGCGTAACGAAAGTTATTATAAAGCGACGCACGACACTTGGAGCAGCAGCATGTTGGCGAACCATAGTTCATTTGTGCACCCTATCAACACAACCGTCAACATCAATAATTCTGAGCCAGTTTTAATCGAGGACGAGTATGGATCTAGAGTCATTCCTATGCACAATCAACAGCA GGTGGCCGTCCACATACAAAATCGACTGATTAGCAACACATCCGATAGTAGAAAGGACCATGAACCTGATGGCAAAGCAAGTTTAGCGGTAAGTGCAGCGGATAAAAGTGCGGAATCGGCGTCGCAGACTACATTACAAAGTACTGATGCCACCTACGCCAGTCAGTTGAGTTTGGAAAATCCGCGAGGTTTTTCAAG aGACGCTTTCGGCCGACAAAGTATGTCTGAGAAACGGCATGCAACGTTAGACGCTAAAAGTACAGACACCTATCAGAGAACGAAGAAAATGCGAGAGGAAAGGATTAAGAAGCAAA ATGCTGACAAGTTAACTGAACTAGGACCCTCCCTTGGtatgaaaaaatcatcaaGCTTAGAGTCATTGCAAACTATGGTGCAGGAG ATTCAAATGCAAGAAGAAGGTGATCCTGCATATAGCTATAGAGGCCCCTCTGGGGGTTTAAAGGTAATTCGTGGTAAAGGCTGCGAAGAGAGTTTTAGAGCTGCAGTGGTGGATCCAAATCACAGAAGTGAAATGG GTGCGAAAAAGCATTGGCTCTTAGATGGTCCTGTTGAAGAAAGGGAAATCGATGGTTTCTCCAATGTCAGAGGAGGGCCCAGGCAATCGTCGTTAAATGCCGCATTAGATGGGAAAAATAAAGCCATAAAAAAGAAACCAGGGATATTTAAAGGCATTGGTTCCATGTTTAG GTTTGGGAAACATCGTAAGATAGATATGGTAGAACCTGTTCAACAATATCAACAGAAAACGGAGTTCGACAATAATGCCAATATGTCTCAATATTCACAACAATCACAGCACTCACAAAGTTCACAGAATCAACAACAGAATGAGGACAATCAGAGTCACCATTCTCATAGTTCTCATAATACTGAAAATAGCCAATCTCAGAGACAAATTCAACATG GTGACAGACCTCAAGAACAAAATCCAATTGCATCCAGTCATAACCAAAGCAACAATTATCAGCAACAACGAGATCAACAAATCCAAAGAGAACCCATTTATCAAAGACATGGCTATATCCATCGTCACCCTGAACAGGTGCAG GTCATTCCTGAAAATACTATCATTCCACCGGTAAAATACAGACAAAGCTCCGATCACAGGCGGAATGATCGCGATTTCGTACGACAACGGCAACATAGACATACTTATTTCTTGTCAGATGACAGAGACAGTCTTTATGACCGACAACCACAAAACCAAAATAGAGAATCTCAGTATGGTGAATTCGGACGACCAGGTAGTAGATCGGGGATAACTGAACAAACTGCGGGAGTGCCTGCTTTCACCCACCACGTCAATTACAACGAACTTCAAATGCACATTAG CCGCAAAGAGTCGTTGTCTGACAGTCAGATAGTGCAGATGCGTCTGCAGGTACAACAGCAAAGGTTAAAGGTGGAGGAAGAGAG TCGGAAGCAACACCAGTACCACTCTCAGCGCCAGCCAAAGCCGGAAAATCAACTTCGTCCCGCATCGAACTATTACGAGTACGAAACCGTCCAATCAGTTTTAAATAGCCGACAAATACGTCAAATAACTCCGCAAATACATTCCAACCCAAATTCCAATCAACCACCTATTTCCCATAATATTAACGTTTATGCCCATCAGGACATCAATTCAAATTCCCGGCCAAACCTAACAAATCAACAAAGTAGGCAACAAGTTAACCCTAGGAGTAATAATGTGATGGGTAGACAGGGGTCTCAACCTCACAGGGGCCCCTTTGTGACGCAGGTCACTATAGGGGACCATCAGAAGAACGGGACGAAA taTTGA